Proteins from one Impatiens glandulifera chromosome 2, dImpGla2.1, whole genome shotgun sequence genomic window:
- the LOC124924420 gene encoding uncharacterized mitochondrial protein AtMg00810-like, producing MAIWSGIKNVVLRMVLAVVMVDSNHNLSAHLRLLLAAIPYLWGIALPPTWQLPPLVSLIRDVYSIHVLVYVNGLIIAGSSSTLISRFKDYLHSCFHMKDLEHLKYFLSIKVARGPNGIFLSQCKYVLDLLTKVGMLGCRPIDTPMEKNHYLTSSTTNIFGQPSQYWYLGDPAKVFVYDLHRLSLCDLDSDWASYPLTRRSLTGFVVFLGHSRISWRTKKKPIVVCSSTEAEYRDITVTT from the exons ATGGCTATCTGGAGTGGTATCAAGAACGTCGTGCTAAGAATGGTGCTCGCGGTGGTCATGGTGGATAGCAACCACAATCTGTCTGCACATCTCAGGCTGCTCCTCGCCGCAATACCATATCTTTGGGGCATAGCCTTGCCTCCCACATGGCAGTTGCCTCCTCTAGTGAG CCTTATTCGAGATGTTTATTCTATCCATGTGTTGGTTTATGTGAATGGTTTAATTATTGCTGGTAGTTCTTCCACGTTGATTTCTCGTTTTAAGGATTACTTGCATTCGTGTTTTCATATGAAGGACTTAGAGCATTTGAAGTATTTTCTTAGTATTAAGGTGGCTCGAGGTCCCAATGGGATTTTTTTATCCCAATGCAAGTATGTTCTAGATTTATTAACTAAAGTTGGTATGCTTGGGTGTCGCCCTATTGACACACCTATGGAGAAAAATCACTATCTTACTTCGTCTACTACTAATATTTTTGGTCAACCTAGCCAATATTGGTATTTG GGTGATCCGGCCAAGGTATTTGTTTACGACCTACATCGTCTTTCACTTTGCGACTTGGACAGTGACTGGGCTTCCTATCCTCTCACTCGTCGCTCTCTTACTGGCTTTGTGGTTTTTCTTGGACATTCTCGTATTTCTTGGCGTACCAAAAAGAAACCTATTGTTGTTTGTTCCTCTACTGAAGCTGAATATCGTGATATTACGGTTACTACTTGA